The following are from one region of the Prionailurus bengalensis isolate Pbe53 chromosome A2, Fcat_Pben_1.1_paternal_pri, whole genome shotgun sequence genome:
- the CD209 gene encoding CD209 antigen: protein MAEMCDPKEPDDPEVEVFGNQRLAKKYTGLLRSSRSLPGCLTQAHLPLLLLLVSLGFFMLLVTTLVQVSRIHQSLQRDTGDHRERNHQESPGLGDVSQTQKQSSLEEILQQLTWMNATLAGLCRHCPWKWELFQGSCYFFSLTQNTWKESIAACQNMRAQLVVINSTEEQKFLKSWNTKNSQRTWIGLSDHHNEGSWRWVDDTPLQLSFWKEGEPNNHGDEDCVELYSDGWNDNRCSTENFWICKKPSSPCPGL, encoded by the exons atggCGGAGATGTGTGACCCCAAGGAGCCGGATGACCCCG AGGTGGAGGTGTTTGGGAACCAGAGACTGGCTAAGAAATACACCGGCCTGCTCAGGAGCTCACGGAGCCTGCCAG GATGTCTGACCCAGGCCCACCTgcctctgctgctgcttctcGTCTCTCTGGGCTTCTTCATGCTCCTGGTGACCACTCTGGTTCAAG TCTCCAGGATCCACCAATCCCTGCAGAGAGACACAGGGGACCATCGGGAGAGGAACCATCAGGAGAGCCCCGGCCTCG GGGATGTTTCTCAGACCCAGAAACAATCATCCCTGGAGGAGATACTCCAGCAGCTGACCTGGATGAATGCCACCCTGG ctGGCCTGTGCCGCCACTGCCCCTGGAAATGGGAACTTTTCCAGGGAAGCTGCTACTTCTTCTCCCTGACCCAGAACACCTGGAAAGAGTCCATCGCCGCGTGTCAGAACATGAGGGCCCAGCTGGTGGTCATCAACAGCACTGAGGAGCAG AAATTTCTGAAGTCTTGGAATACGAAAAATAGCCAGCGCACATGGATTGGCCTCAGTGACCACCACAATGAGGGTTCTTGGAGATGGGTGGACGACACTCCCCTCCAACTCAG CTTCTGGAAAGAAGGGGAACCCAACAACCACGGGGATGAGGACTGTGTGGAATTGTACAGTGACGGCTGGAATGACAACAGATGTAGTACAGAAAACTTCTGGATCTGTAAGAAGCCCTCGTCCCCCTGCCCGGGCCTCTGA